A genomic region of Pseudochaenichthys georgianus chromosome 12, fPseGeo1.2, whole genome shotgun sequence contains the following coding sequences:
- the LOC139434894 gene encoding zinc finger protein 583-like: MSTVQMLLSLKKLLLTPAGEEIFALFEKTMAEYEEELSRSKEENKRLQKLLDAVLQPQLRIHRADVQQLVVVKEEVLPDQQEWSTSLDQEDPEPRPHIKQEQEELRINQEGEQLQELEETDITKSTFTPDPVKSEDDAEKPQSSQPHQRQTEHMETEADGDDFRGPEPARNSDPESSLQPKTEDDTEPDWKEPREPASGSNSLKNRHKPVSDLRRSAAKRPLSCSVCKKAFSLSGNLKVHMRVHTGEKPFSCSVCTKAFSQSGSLKAHMRVHTGEEIYSCSVCERAFSWSGSLKAHMRVHTEEEMFSCNVCDKRFKWRNHFNRHKCVGRQSSKLN, translated from the exons ATGAGTACAGTCCAAATGCTGCTTTCGTTGAAGAAGCTGCTACTCACTCCTGCTGgtgaagagatatttgctctgtttgaaaaaACGATGGCAGAGTACGAGGAGGAGCTGTCTCGTTCaaaagaggagaacaagagactccagaaactactggacgctgttttacagcctcagcttcggatacaCAGAGCAG acgtccagcagctggtggtggttaaagaagaggttctccctgaccagcaggagtggagcaccagtctggaccaggaggacccagagccccgcccacacattaagcaggaacaggaggaactccGGATCaatcaggagggagagcagcttcaggagctggaggagactgatatcaccaagtccactttcactcctgaccctgtgaagagtgaagatgatgcagagaaacctcagtcctcacagcctcatcaaagacaaactgaacacatggaaacagaagctgatggagatgactttcgaggaccagaaccagccaggaactcggATCCAGAGAGCAGcttacaaccaaagactgaggacgACACTGAACCTGATTGGAAGGAGCCCAGAGAACCTGCatcaggctcaaactcactgaaaaatagacatAAACCCGTCAGTGATCTACGACGTAGTGCTGCAAAGAGACCATtgagctgctcagtctgtaagaaagctttttcactgagtggaaatttaaaggtacacatgagagtccacacaggagagaaaccctttagctgctcagtttgtacaaaagctttttcacagagtggaagtttaaaggcacacatgagagtccacacaggagaggaaatatacagctgctcagtctgtgagaGAGCTTTTTCAtggagtggaagtttaaaggcacacatgagagtccacacagaagaggaaatgttcagctgcaatgtttgtgacaaaagatttaaatggcGTAATCATTTCAATAGAcacaagtgtgttggtcgtcagtcctCAAAGCTTAATTAA